A portion of the Pseudomonas sp. GR 6-02 genome contains these proteins:
- a CDS encoding acetyl-CoA carboxylase biotin carboxylase subunit, producing the protein MIKKILIANRGEIAVRIVRACAEMGIRSVAIYSDADRHALHVKRADEAHSIGAEPLAGYLNPRKLVNLAVETGCDALHPGYGFLSENAELADICAERGIKFIGPSAEVIRRMGDKTEARRSMIKAGVPVTPGTEGNVSGIEEALTEGDRIGYPVMLKATSGGGGRGIRRCNSREELEQAFPRVISEATKAFGSAEVFLEKCIVNPKHIEAQILGDSFGNVVHLFERDCSIQRRNQKLIEIAPSPQLTPEQRAYIGDLSVRAAKAVGYENAGTVEFLLAEGEVYFMEMNTRVQVEHTITEEITGIDIVREQIRIASGLPLSVKQEDILHRGFALQFRINAEDPKNNFLPSFGKITRYYAPGGPGVRTDTAIYTGYTIPPFYDSMCLKLVVWALTWEEAMDRGLRALDDMRLQGVKTTAAYYQEILRNPEFRSGQFNTSFVESHPELTNYSIKRKPEELALAIAAAIAAHAGL; encoded by the coding sequence GTGATAAAAAAGATCCTGATTGCCAACCGTGGTGAGATTGCCGTACGAATCGTGCGCGCCTGCGCCGAAATGGGCATTCGCTCGGTCGCGATCTATTCCGACGCCGACCGTCATGCTTTGCATGTGAAGCGTGCGGACGAGGCCCACAGCATCGGTGCCGAGCCATTGGCCGGCTACCTGAACCCGCGCAAGCTGGTGAACCTGGCGGTGGAAACCGGTTGCGATGCGTTGCACCCCGGCTACGGCTTTCTTTCGGAAAATGCCGAGCTGGCGGACATCTGCGCCGAACGCGGAATCAAATTCATCGGCCCGTCGGCGGAAGTCATTCGCCGCATGGGCGACAAGACCGAAGCGCGCCGCAGCATGATCAAGGCCGGCGTGCCGGTCACACCGGGCACCGAAGGCAACGTGTCGGGCATCGAAGAGGCCCTGACCGAAGGCGACCGCATCGGTTACCCGGTGATGCTCAAGGCTACCTCCGGTGGTGGCGGCCGCGGCATTCGTCGTTGCAACAGTCGCGAAGAACTCGAACAAGCCTTTCCGCGAGTGATTTCCGAAGCCACCAAGGCTTTCGGTTCGGCGGAAGTGTTCCTGGAAAAATGCATCGTAAACCCGAAACACATCGAAGCGCAGATCCTCGGCGACAGCTTCGGCAACGTGGTGCACCTGTTCGAGCGTGACTGCTCGATCCAGCGTCGCAACCAGAAGCTGATCGAGATCGCTCCGAGCCCGCAACTGACTCCGGAACAGCGCGCCTACATCGGCGACCTGTCGGTTCGTGCAGCCAAGGCCGTGGGTTACGAGAACGCCGGTACCGTGGAGTTCCTGCTCGCCGAGGGCGAGGTGTACTTCATGGAGATGAACACCCGGGTGCAGGTGGAACACACCATCACTGAAGAAATCACCGGCATTGACATCGTTCGCGAGCAGATCCGCATCGCATCCGGTTTGCCGCTCTCGGTGAAACAGGAAGACATCCTGCACCGTGGTTTCGCGCTGCAGTTCCGGATCAACGCCGAAGACCCGAAAAACAACTTCCTCCCGAGTTTCGGCAAGATCACCCGTTACTACGCGCCCGGCGGTCCCGGCGTGCGCACCGACACAGCGATCTATACCGGCTACACCATTCCGCCGTTCTACGATTCGATGTGCCTGAAACTGGTGGTCTGGGCGCTGACCTGGGAAGAGGCGATGGACCGTGGCCTGCGGGCCCTCGACGACATGCGTCTGCAAGGGGTCAAGACCACCGCCGCGTACTACCAGGAAATCCTGCGTAACCCGGAATTCCGTAGCGGCCAGTTCAACACCAGCTTCGTTGAAAGCCACCCTGAACTGACCAACTACTCGATCAAGCGCAAACCCGAAGAGCTGGCCCTGGCCATCGCCGCCGCCATCGCCGCCCACGCAGGCCTGTGA
- a CDS encoding LysR family transcriptional regulator: protein MRKSLMRMTLRQLQIFNEVCDLRSYSRAADEMSLTQPAVSLQIRQLEELIGQPLFDYVGKKLYMTEAAEALQRASRDIFGRLENLDMQLSDMQGSLQGQLKLAVESSAKYFVPHLFAAFKRQHPEVNLHLTVVNRGQVIRRLSDNRDDLVIMSMVPQDMGLEFLPFLNNPIVAVAPPDHPLCHMGPLRLQDLEPYTLLLREPGSGTRLACEEYFKEKRVHFTQTQEVASAEAQRECVLAGLGLALLTRHALNLELATGGLIELPVEELPLLRSWCLVQAKAKRLSPVAHAFLAFIRSERAQISALVERFDGKLPVLPASS from the coding sequence ATGCGTAAGTCATTGATGCGTATGACATTGCGTCAATTGCAGATCTTCAATGAGGTGTGCGATTTAAGGTCCTACAGCCGCGCTGCCGACGAAATGTCTCTCACACAACCTGCCGTGAGCCTACAGATTCGTCAACTTGAAGAGCTGATCGGTCAGCCCTTGTTCGATTATGTCGGCAAAAAACTCTACATGACCGAGGCGGCCGAAGCGCTGCAGCGCGCCAGCCGGGACATTTTCGGGCGCCTGGAAAACCTCGATATGCAGCTGTCGGACATGCAAGGCTCATTGCAAGGTCAGCTGAAACTGGCGGTGGAGTCCAGCGCCAAGTATTTCGTGCCGCATCTGTTTGCCGCGTTCAAGCGCCAGCACCCGGAAGTGAACCTGCACCTGACGGTGGTCAACCGTGGCCAGGTCATCCGGCGCCTGTCGGATAACCGCGATGATCTGGTGATCATGTCGATGGTCCCCCAGGACATGGGGCTGGAATTCCTGCCGTTCCTCAACAACCCGATTGTAGCCGTGGCGCCACCGGATCATCCGCTGTGCCACATGGGTCCATTGCGCTTGCAGGATCTGGAACCCTACACGCTGCTGCTGCGCGAACCCGGTTCCGGCACGCGACTGGCCTGCGAGGAGTATTTCAAAGAGAAGCGCGTGCACTTCACCCAGACCCAGGAGGTCGCCTCGGCGGAAGCTCAGCGTGAATGCGTGCTGGCGGGTCTGGGCCTGGCGCTGCTGACGCGCCACGCCCTGAACCTTGAGTTGGCGACCGGTGGCCTGATCGAGCTGCCGGTCGAAGAGCTGCCGCTGCTGCGTAGCTGGTGCCTGGTGCAGGCCAAGGCCAAACGGCTATCGCCGGTGGCCCACGCATTCCTTGCGTTTATCCGCAGCGAACGAGCGCAAATCAGCGCACTGGTTGAGCGTTTCGACGGGAAGTTACCGGTGCTGCCTGCCAGTAGTTGA
- a CDS encoding PA3496 family putative envelope integrity protein — MAQPYEERNSAVKTRRQQEDQRRMEFRRAIEDRCERRQLLAEIGEFPDDLELNYWQAAPVTSRRNAQPVR, encoded by the coding sequence ATGGCCCAGCCCTACGAAGAACGCAACAGCGCCGTCAAAACCCGTCGTCAGCAAGAAGACCAGCGCCGCATGGAATTTCGCCGCGCCATCGAAGATCGCTGCGAGCGCCGCCAGCTTCTGGCCGAAATCGGCGAATTTCCCGACGACCTCGAACTCAACTACTGGCAGGCAGCACCGGTAACTTCCCGTCGAAACGCTCAACCAGTGCGCTGA
- the hexR gene encoding transcriptional regulator HexR: MNLLQHIAQSRHLLRKSELKVADHVLLDPAAVMHSSMADLAHSVGISEPTIVRFCRAIGCSGFQDLKLKLAQSLAAGASFGQFAIHEDDSVADYSLKIFDTTLHTLMEVREKLDPVALQKAVTAMSQAQRVEFYGFGASGAVAADAQHKFFRLLLTAAAYSDPHMQAMSAVTLKPTDVAICISQSGRSKDLLITANLVRESGATLITLCPSQTPLAELSTVNLAIDVHEDTEIYTPLTSRIAHLVVIDVLAMGVAMARGPSLVNHLKSVKRSLRSLRLSPKSVKALDD; the protein is encoded by the coding sequence TTGAATCTGCTGCAACACATCGCCCAGTCACGCCACCTGTTACGCAAGTCGGAGCTCAAGGTCGCCGACCACGTGCTGCTTGATCCTGCGGCGGTGATGCACAGTTCCATGGCCGACCTGGCCCACAGCGTAGGCATCAGCGAGCCGACCATCGTGCGGTTTTGCCGCGCCATCGGTTGTTCCGGGTTCCAGGATTTGAAACTGAAGCTGGCGCAGAGCCTGGCGGCCGGCGCGAGCTTCGGGCAATTCGCGATCCATGAAGACGATTCGGTTGCCGACTACAGCCTGAAAATCTTCGACACCACCCTGCACACCCTGATGGAAGTTCGCGAGAAACTTGACCCGGTAGCGTTGCAGAAGGCCGTGACCGCGATGTCCCAGGCCCAGCGTGTCGAGTTCTACGGCTTCGGTGCGTCGGGTGCGGTGGCGGCGGATGCCCAGCACAAGTTCTTCCGTTTGTTGCTGACTGCGGCGGCGTATTCCGACCCGCACATGCAGGCGATGTCGGCGGTGACCTTGAAGCCGACCGACGTGGCGATCTGCATTTCCCAGTCCGGTCGCTCAAAGGACCTGTTGATCACCGCCAACCTGGTGCGCGAAAGCGGCGCCACGCTGATCACCCTGTGCCCGAGCCAGACACCGTTGGCCGAGCTGTCGACCGTTAACCTGGCGATCGACGTGCACGAAGACACTGAAATCTACACGCCGCTGACGTCGCGCATCGCCCACCTGGTAGTGATCGATGTGTTGGCGATGGGCGTGGCCATGGCCCGTGGGCCGAGCCTGGTCAATCACTTGAAAAGCGTCAAGCGCAGCCTTCGCAGCTTGCGGTTGTCGCCAAAGTCAGTAAAAGCGCTGGACGATTGA
- a CDS encoding EAL domain-containing protein: protein MTLSSDLSGPSVEPRAIRKQYAMEMAVERTRLLYQGSLLPTLFMLINGLVCAGLLWSPQRYFVVSVWLVWLLSLVALRVIQVAAFDSAIPNRQAHPIWRRMFLLGSAMTGLTLAGAGIALVPADNFIQQAWVFGLIGAAALSASVAYAVSLPAFLSFTLPCLLPAIGYLFWGGDEQEQGWGWFGLILLGSLSVVAWQVNRLIDQGLLRRFQNQALIEHLQQAQSRSEQLNHELAKEIDQRRRAEEELRETQVDLENRVAQRSLELDAANQALSKSEARLALALKASELGLWDWNLQTDEVHHTQLQELFGLEPEYVTAMLRHLKPRLHPDDLPALKRALVEHLKGRTEDYQIEYRVRHGDGHWVWIEDRGRAVERSENGRVIRMVGTRRDISASKHLEEQRQLAATVFEAASEGIVIFDPNYALIAVNQAFSRVTGYEIDDMLGRNVVDLPCSRDARRHYAAIRQALEQHGSWQGELVETRKNGELYPQWLQLNAVRDLRGNVSHIVGFFADLSARRESEERMRYLTHYDELTGLANRSLFRERLSEAHQRVRQGGRRSLALLHINLDRFKLLNDSLGHEIADQLLQKMARRLVNALPEADTIARLSGDEFAVLFDAYGNLSSLARVATRLSTKLRLPITVEGHELVMSASMGISLLPDTAREISALVSQSNMAMQHAKHLGGNNFQFYTDSLQASTLERLQLENQLRKAIEEKQLKVFYQPKLCLATGRLNAAEALVRWDHPTLGRVPPGDFIGLAEETGLINAIGEFVLRQACWQACEWQRQGLEPIRVSVNLSVHQLRQGKLVSLVRQVLEETGLAPHYLELELTESQLLDSVEHIIATFQQLRDLGVKLAIDDFGTGYSSLSYLKRIPVDYVKIDQAFIRGLGESSEDAAITRAIIAMAHGLSLKVVAEGVERPEQLEFLKVEHCDEVQGYWISRPVEAADLAELLRADEKTS from the coding sequence ATGACCCTCAGCTCCGACCTGTCGGGCCCCTCCGTGGAGCCTCGGGCTATCCGCAAACAGTACGCCATGGAGATGGCGGTCGAACGCACGCGTCTGCTGTACCAGGGCTCGCTCTTGCCGACGCTTTTCATGTTGATCAACGGTCTGGTCTGCGCCGGGTTGCTCTGGAGCCCGCAACGCTACTTCGTGGTCAGTGTCTGGCTGGTCTGGTTATTGTCGCTGGTGGCGTTGCGGGTGATTCAGGTCGCGGCCTTCGATTCGGCGATTCCCAACCGTCAGGCCCATCCGATCTGGCGTCGCATGTTTCTGCTCGGTTCGGCGATGACCGGCCTGACCCTGGCCGGTGCCGGCATCGCGCTGGTGCCCGCTGACAATTTCATCCAGCAAGCCTGGGTATTCGGTCTGATCGGCGCCGCAGCCCTTTCGGCCAGCGTCGCTTATGCGGTCAGCCTGCCAGCATTTCTATCCTTTACCTTGCCCTGTCTGTTGCCCGCCATCGGCTATCTGTTCTGGGGCGGCGATGAACAGGAGCAGGGCTGGGGCTGGTTCGGGCTGATTCTTCTGGGCTCGTTGAGCGTGGTCGCCTGGCAGGTCAATCGGTTGATCGATCAGGGTTTGTTGCGGCGTTTTCAAAATCAGGCGCTGATCGAACACTTGCAGCAAGCGCAAAGTCGCAGCGAGCAACTCAATCACGAACTGGCCAAGGAAATCGACCAGCGTCGTCGCGCCGAAGAAGAATTGCGCGAAACCCAGGTCGACCTTGAAAACCGGGTTGCCCAGCGCAGTCTGGAGCTGGATGCGGCCAACCAGGCCTTGAGCAAGAGCGAAGCGCGGCTGGCGCTGGCGTTGAAAGCGAGTGAACTCGGTTTGTGGGACTGGAACCTGCAGACCGACGAAGTTCATCACACTCAGCTCCAGGAGTTGTTCGGGCTGGAGCCGGAATACGTGACGGCAATGCTCCGCCACCTCAAGCCGAGGCTGCATCCCGACGACTTGCCAGCGCTGAAGCGGGCGCTGGTCGAGCATTTGAAGGGCCGCACCGAGGATTATCAGATCGAGTACCGCGTTCGGCATGGCGATGGCCATTGGGTCTGGATCGAGGACCGTGGTCGAGCGGTCGAGCGTAGTGAAAATGGCCGGGTGATCCGCATGGTCGGCACCCGCCGCGATATCAGCGCCAGCAAGCACCTGGAAGAACAGCGCCAACTGGCGGCGACGGTGTTCGAGGCGGCCAGCGAAGGCATCGTGATTTTCGACCCGAATTACGCACTGATCGCGGTCAATCAGGCTTTCAGTCGGGTAACTGGCTATGAAATCGATGACATGCTCGGGCGCAACGTGGTCGATTTGCCCTGCAGCCGCGACGCCCGTCGGCATTACGCGGCGATTCGTCAGGCGCTGGAGCAGCACGGTAGTTGGCAGGGCGAGTTGGTCGAGACCCGCAAGAATGGCGAGTTGTATCCGCAGTGGCTGCAACTGAATGCCGTACGCGATTTGCGGGGAAATGTCAGTCATATCGTCGGCTTCTTCGCCGATCTGTCCGCTCGGCGTGAATCCGAAGAGCGTATGCGCTACCTCACCCATTACGACGAGCTCACGGGGCTGGCCAACCGTTCGTTATTCCGTGAACGACTGAGCGAGGCTCATCAGCGGGTGCGTCAGGGCGGTCGGCGCAGCCTGGCGCTGCTGCACATCAATCTGGATCGCTTCAAGTTGCTCAACGACAGCCTCGGCCACGAAATCGCCGATCAGCTGTTACAGAAAATGGCCCGGCGGTTGGTCAATGCGTTGCCGGAAGCGGACACCATCGCCCGGTTGTCCGGCGATGAATTTGCGGTGCTGTTCGACGCCTACGGCAACCTGTCGAGCCTGGCGCGCGTGGCGACCCGATTGTCGACCAAGCTGCGTTTGCCGATCACTGTCGAGGGGCATGAACTGGTGATGAGCGCGTCCATGGGCATCAGCCTGTTGCCGGACACCGCACGGGAGATTTCCGCGCTGGTCAGCCAGTCGAACATGGCCATGCAGCATGCCAAACACTTGGGCGGCAACAACTTCCAGTTCTACACCGACAGCCTGCAGGCCAGCACGCTCGAGCGTTTGCAGCTTGAGAACCAATTGCGCAAAGCCATCGAAGAAAAGCAGTTGAAGGTGTTTTATCAACCGAAACTCTGCCTCGCCACCGGTCGGCTGAATGCTGCCGAGGCGTTGGTGCGCTGGGATCACCCGACCCTGGGTCGAGTGCCGCCGGGGGATTTCATTGGTCTGGCCGAGGAAACCGGACTGATCAACGCTATCGGCGAGTTCGTATTACGTCAGGCCTGCTGGCAAGCCTGCGAATGGCAACGTCAGGGGCTTGAGCCGATTCGGGTGTCGGTCAATCTGTCGGTGCATCAGCTGCGTCAGGGGAAACTGGTCAGCCTGGTGCGCCAGGTGCTGGAGGAAACCGGTCTGGCGCCGCACTATCTGGAGCTGGAACTTACCGAAAGCCAGTTGCTGGACAGCGTCGAGCACATCATCGCGACCTTCCAGCAATTGCGCGATCTGGGGGTGAAGCTGGCGATCGACGATTTTGGTACCGGGTATTCGTCTCTGAGCTACCTCAAACGTATTCCTGTGGATTACGTGAAGATCGATCAGGCATTTATCCGTGGGCTGGGAGAGAGCAGCGAGGATGCGGCGATTACCCGGGCGATCATTGCCATGGCCCACGGCCTGTCGTTGAAAGTGGTGGCCGAAGGCGTCGAACGGCCGGAGCAGCTGGAGTTTCTGAAGGTCGAGCATTGCGATGAAGTGCAGGGTTATTGGATCAGCCGTCCGGTTGAGGCTGCAGACCTGGCTGAGCTGTTGCGCGCGGACGAAAAAACCTCGTAG
- the uvrD gene encoding DNA helicase II gives MRDDLSLLLNSLNDAQRQAVAASVGRQLVLAGAGSGKTRVLVHRIAWLIQVENASPHSILSVTFTNKAAAEMRHRIEQLMGINPAGMWVGTFHGLAHRLLRAHWQEAGLSQTFQILDSDDQQRLVKRVIRELGLDEQRWPARQAQWFINGQKDEGLRPQHIQASGDLFLATMRSIYEAYEAACLRAGVIDFSELLLRALDLWRDHPGLLAHYQKRFRHILVDEFQDTNAVQYAWLRLLAKGGDSLMVVGDDDQSIYGWRGAKIENIYQYSDDFPDAEIIRLEQNYRSTAGILKAANALIANNTGRMGKELWTDGGEGEAINLYAAFNEHDEARYVVETIESALKTGLARSDIAILYRSNAQSRVLEEALLRERIPYRIYGGQRFFERAEIKNAMAYLRLLEGRGNDAALERVINVPARGIGEKTVEAIRDHARHSDVSMWEAMRQLVANKGLTGRAAGALGAFMELIENLAAKCMEMPLHLMTQTVIEQSGLIAYHQAEKGEKGQARVENLEELVSAARNFENPEEDEEQSPLAAFLGHASLEAGDTQADEHEDSIQLMTLHSAKGLEFPYVFLVGMEEGLFPHKMSLEEPGRLEEERRLAYVGITRAMQNLVLTYAETRRLYGSETYNKVSRFVREVPKGLIQEVRLSNSVSRPFGGGQQQSSSSLFGGSEIPDTGFSLGQTVRHSVFGDGVILNFEGAGAQARVQVNFSEGSKWLMLGYAKLEAI, from the coding sequence ATGCGCGATGATCTCTCCCTTCTGCTGAACTCCCTCAACGATGCCCAACGCCAGGCCGTAGCTGCCTCCGTGGGTCGTCAGTTGGTCCTGGCCGGTGCTGGCTCCGGTAAAACCCGAGTGCTGGTGCACCGTATCGCCTGGTTGATCCAGGTCGAAAACGCCTCGCCCCACTCCATTCTGTCGGTGACCTTCACCAACAAGGCCGCTGCCGAGATGCGTCATCGCATCGAGCAGCTGATGGGTATCAACCCGGCCGGCATGTGGGTCGGCACCTTCCACGGCCTGGCGCACCGCTTATTGCGGGCGCACTGGCAAGAGGCGGGCCTGAGCCAGACCTTCCAGATTCTCGACAGCGACGACCAGCAACGGCTGGTCAAGCGGGTGATCCGTGAGCTGGGCCTGGACGAGCAACGCTGGCCGGCCCGGCAGGCCCAGTGGTTCATCAACGGGCAGAAAGACGAAGGTCTGCGTCCACAACATATTCAAGCCAGCGGCGATCTGTTCCTGGCGACCATGCGCAGCATTTATGAAGCCTACGAGGCTGCGTGCCTGCGTGCCGGCGTCATCGACTTCTCCGAACTGCTGCTGCGCGCCCTCGATCTGTGGCGCGACCACCCGGGGCTGCTCGCCCATTATCAGAAGCGCTTCCGGCACATTCTGGTGGACGAGTTCCAGGACACCAACGCCGTGCAGTACGCCTGGCTGCGTCTGCTGGCCAAGGGTGGCGACAGCCTGATGGTGGTCGGCGACGACGATCAGTCGATCTATGGCTGGCGCGGCGCGAAAATCGAGAACATCTATCAGTATTCCGACGACTTCCCGGATGCCGAGATCATTCGTCTGGAGCAGAACTACCGCTCCACCGCCGGGATCCTCAAGGCCGCCAACGCCCTGATCGCCAACAATACCGGGCGCATGGGCAAAGAGCTGTGGACCGATGGTGGCGAAGGCGAAGCGATCAATCTGTACGCCGCGTTCAACGAACACGATGAAGCACGCTACGTGGTTGAAACCATTGAAAGCGCGCTGAAAACCGGCTTGGCTCGCAGTGATATCGCGATTCTGTACCGCTCCAACGCCCAATCGCGCGTTTTGGAAGAAGCCTTGCTGCGCGAGCGCATCCCGTACCGCATTTATGGTGGTCAGCGCTTCTTCGAACGGGCAGAAATCAAGAACGCCATGGCGTATCTGCGTTTGTTGGAAGGTCGTGGCAACGACGCGGCCCTTGAGCGGGTGATCAACGTTCCGGCCCGTGGCATCGGCGAAAAAACCGTCGAAGCGATTCGCGATCATGCGCGCCACAGCGACGTGTCGATGTGGGAAGCCATGCGTCAGCTGGTGGCCAACAAGGGCCTGACCGGGCGCGCTGCCGGTGCACTTGGGGCGTTTATGGAGCTGATCGAGAACCTCGCCGCCAAGTGCATGGAAATGCCGTTGCACCTGATGACCCAGACCGTCATCGAGCAGTCGGGGCTGATCGCCTACCACCAGGCGGAAAAAGGCGAGAAAGGCCAGGCCCGGGTAGAAAACCTTGAGGAACTGGTCAGCGCCGCGCGCAACTTCGAAAACCCGGAAGAGGACGAAGAGCAATCGCCACTGGCGGCATTCCTCGGCCACGCCTCGCTGGAGGCCGGGGACACCCAGGCCGACGAGCACGAAGACAGCATTCAGTTGATGACCCTGCACAGCGCCAAGGGCCTGGAATTCCCTTACGTGTTCCTGGTGGGCATGGAAGAAGGCCTGTTTCCGCACAAAATGAGCCTGGAAGAACCCGGTCGCCTTGAAGAAGAGCGTCGTCTGGCCTATGTCGGTATCACCCGGGCGATGCAGAACCTGGTGCTGACGTATGCTGAAACCCGACGCTTGTACGGCAGCGAGACCTACAACAAGGTGTCGCGTTTCGTACGTGAAGTGCCGAAAGGCCTGATCCAGGAAGTGCGACTGTCCAACAGTGTCAGCCGTCCGTTCGGCGGAGGCCAGCAGCAGAGTTCCAGCAGCCTGTTCGGCGGCAGCGAGATCCCGGACACCGGGTTCAGCCTCGGCCAGACTGTGCGGCATTCGGTGTTCGGCGACGGTGTGATCCTGAATTTCGAAGGCGCCGGTGCTCAAGCGCGGGTGCAGGTGAACTTCAGCGAAGGCAGCAAGTGGCTGATGCTCGGTTACGCCAAGCTGGAAGCGATCTAA
- a CDS encoding EamA family transporter, with translation MGSGFFSSWTFWALMSAAFAAMTAIFAKIGIENVNSDFATLLRTVVVLVSLALILYATGQYQSLGSISARSYLFLLLSGLATGASWICYFRALKLGPASLVAPVDKLSVVLVAVLGVILLGEKLDLRQWSGIGLITAGVVMLALRR, from the coding sequence ATGGGCTCGGGTTTCTTTTCTTCCTGGACATTCTGGGCCCTGATGTCGGCGGCGTTTGCCGCCATGACCGCGATTTTCGCCAAAATCGGCATCGAAAACGTTAACTCGGACTTCGCCACGCTGCTGCGCACGGTGGTGGTTTTGGTCAGCCTGGCCTTGATTTTGTACGCCACGGGCCAATATCAGTCATTAGGATCGATCTCGGCCAGGAGCTACCTGTTCCTGCTGCTGTCGGGACTGGCCACCGGTGCCTCGTGGATCTGCTACTTCCGCGCGCTGAAACTGGGGCCGGCCTCGTTGGTCGCTCCGGTGGACAAGCTCAGCGTGGTGCTGGTGGCGGTGCTCGGCGTAATCCTGCTGGGTGAAAAACTCGACCTGCGCCAATGGAGCGGAATCGGCCTGATTACGGCCGGTGTCGTCATGCTGGCGCTGCGGCGCTAA
- a CDS encoding Tim44 domain-containing protein: MKRFLSIAMALCIGLTMSLDANAKRFGGGKSVGAAPTHQTSQMAPSSPGVGGAAATAGAAGAAGAAAKAGGASRWLGPLAGIAAGGLLASMFMAGGFQGMQFFDILIMAVIAFLVFRFIAARRRKQQEHMAPAGAPMQREVFEQKPAMGSIFGGSAAPVARPVINAPAWFNEQRFVEAARNHFQSLQQHWDANEMDKIAEFVTPQLLEFLKRERADLGDGFQSTYIDNLQVQLDGVDDRADKTIATLTFSGVSKTSRFDQGEVFSESWNMERPQGENQPWLVAGIRQNS, from the coding sequence ATGAAACGTTTTCTTAGCATCGCCATGGCGTTGTGCATCGGCCTGACGATGAGCCTGGACGCCAACGCCAAGCGCTTTGGTGGCGGCAAGAGTGTCGGCGCTGCGCCGACTCACCAGACCAGCCAAATGGCTCCTTCTTCTCCTGGCGTGGGCGGTGCAGCCGCCACTGCCGGCGCGGCCGGTGCCGCTGGCGCTGCCGCCAAGGCCGGCGGTGCTTCGCGTTGGCTCGGCCCTCTGGCCGGTATCGCGGCCGGTGGCCTGCTGGCTTCCATGTTCATGGCCGGCGGCTTCCAGGGCATGCAGTTCTTCGACATCCTGATCATGGCGGTCATCGCCTTCCTGGTCTTCCGCTTCATTGCCGCTCGTCGTCGCAAACAGCAGGAGCATATGGCTCCGGCCGGCGCGCCGATGCAACGTGAAGTGTTCGAGCAGAAGCCAGCCATGGGTTCGATCTTCGGCGGTTCGGCCGCACCTGTTGCCCGTCCGGTGATCAATGCTCCGGCCTGGTTCAACGAACAGCGCTTCGTTGAAGCCGCGCGCAACCATTTCCAGTCCCTGCAACAGCACTGGGACGCCAACGAAATGGACAAGATCGCCGAGTTCGTGACCCCGCAACTGCTGGAGTTCCTCAAGCGCGAACGTGCCGACCTGGGCGACGGCTTCCAGTCGACTTACATCGACAACCTCCAGGTACAACTGGACGGCGTTGATGACCGTGCGGACAAGACCATCGCCACCCTGACCTTCAGCGGCGTGTCGAAGACCTCGCGTTTCGACCAGGGCGAAGTGTTCAGCGAAAGCTGGAACATGGAACGTCCACAAGGCGAAAACCAGCCTTGGCTGGTCGCAGGTATCCGCCAGAACAGCTGA